One stretch of Narcine bancroftii isolate sNarBan1 chromosome 8, sNarBan1.hap1, whole genome shotgun sequence DNA includes these proteins:
- the LOC138741387 gene encoding stathmin-like: protein MACTDIKVKELDKRSSGQAFEIILSPTAETIPEFPLSPKKDQSLEDLQKKMEAAENRRKSHEAEVLKQLAEKQEHVKEVLQRAIEENIKFSKMAEEKLISKMELIKENREAQLAAKLERLREKDKHLEEVRKNKESKETEEII, encoded by the exons ATGGCTTGCACTG ATATTAAAGTAAAGGAACTAGACAAACGTTCTTCGGGCCAAGCTTTTGAGATTATTCTGAGCCCTACTGCTGAAACAATTCCAGAGTTTCCTCTATCTCCCAAGAAAGATCAATCCCTTGaagatcttcaaaaaaaaatggaagctgCAGAAAATAGACGAAAG TCACATGAAGCAGAGGTTCTGAAGCAGTTGGCTGAAAAACAGGAACACGTAAAGGAAGTGCTTCAGAGAGCAATTGAGGAAAATATCAAATTCAGCAAAATGGCAGAAGAGAAACTGATCTCCAAGATGGAGCTCATTAAGGAAAATCGTGAGGCCCAGTTAGCTGCTAAGCTTGAGCGCCTGCGTGAGAAG GACAAACATCTAGAGGAAGTGAGAAAGAACAAAGAGAGCAAAGAAACTGAAGAAATTATTTAA